The following proteins come from a genomic window of Pseudochaenichthys georgianus chromosome 17, fPseGeo1.2, whole genome shotgun sequence:
- the fitm1l gene encoding fat storage-inducing transmembrane protein 1, with amino-acid sequence MFFNTVLVVLTDLAARFLGSAIFRKHFHLVLSVLVMFGPALSFWVSQHSVFAKKTHFLYRIFLRSGWGWTCIFVGSFVFLLSFSIRRSISLSIRHLSRLGVAGGLWVGFCKLLDLLENTTGSCYERLLNSPEVTNGQPLLVLREGASKSECLRAGMLWRGYEVSEDVFLLCLCCLLLAEEIAVFGPYLKLGGFSGGPLRILFLFCVLLLWLWIFLLLCLLAYFPQFPTQLLGGALGCLSWRGLYQSWYRLGPSWYCPGRPGQGLLNTKTNGAAAEDKLNHNQCN; translated from the exons ATGTTCTTCAACACGGTGCTCGTGGTCCTGACGGACCTGGCGGCCCGGTTCCTGGGTAGCGCTATTTTCAGGAAGCACTTCCATCTGGTACTGTCGGTACTGGTGATGTTCGGCCCTGCACTAAGCTTCTGGGTCTCCCAGCACAGCGTCTTTGCCAAGAAAACCCACTTCCTCTACAG GATATTCTTGCGCTCTGGTTGGGGCTGGACCTGCATCTTTGTTGGCTCCTtcgtcttcctcctctccttctcCATCCGTCGCTCCATCTCTCTGTCCATCCGTCACCTCTCTCGGCTCGGGGTGGCAGGCGGATTGTGGGTCGGTTTCTGCAAACTCCTGGACCTTCTGGAGAACACCACCGGAAGCTGCTACGAACGTTTACTCAACAGCCCGGAGGTCACCAACGGGCAGCCTCTGTTGGTGCTGCGAGAGGGGGCGAGTAAATCAGAGTGCCTCAGAGCTGGGATGCTGTGGAGGGGTTATGAAGTTTCAGAAGATGTCTTCCTCCTCTGTCTCTGCTGCCTGCTGTTGGCAGAGGAAATCGCCGTGTTTGGCCCTTACCTGAAACTGGGTGGCTTCTCAGGTGGCCCTCTGAGGATCCTCTTCCTGTTCTGTGTTCTCCTGCTCTGGCTCTGGATCTTTCTGCTGCTCTGTCTCTTAGCTTACTTCCCTCAGTTCCCCACGCAGCTGCTAGGGGGCGCTCTGGGGTGTCTGAGCTGGAGGGGACTGTACCAGAGCTGGTATCGCCTGGGGCCCAGCTGGTACTGCCCCGGGAGGCCTGGACAGGGACTTCTCAACACCAAGACCAACGGAGCTGCAGCAGAGGACAAACTGAACCATAATCAGTGCAATTAA